In Phaeobacter inhibens DSM 16374, the following proteins share a genomic window:
- the uraH gene encoding hydroxyisourate hydrolase translates to MTTRTEPGYLTTHVLDTARGCPAAGLPIRLYRLDGRGRTELASMLTNADGRTDSPILPKKDFVTGNYELVFEAGEYLRASGQASGEVLFLDDVPIRFGITDDSAHYHVPLLLSPFGYSTYRGS, encoded by the coding sequence ATGACCACAAGGACTGAACCCGGTTATCTCACCACACATGTGCTGGACACCGCACGGGGCTGCCCGGCGGCGGGGCTGCCGATCCGGCTCTATCGGCTGGACGGGCGCGGACGGACGGAGCTGGCCAGCATGCTGACCAACGCTGACGGGCGCACCGACAGTCCGATCCTGCCAAAGAAGGACTTTGTGACCGGCAATTATGAGTTGGTGTTTGAGGCCGGCGAGTACCTGCGGGCCAGCGGGCAGGCCTCCGGTGAAGTGCTGTTTCTGGATGACGTTCCCATTCGTTTTGGCATCACCGATGACAGCGCGCATTACCACGTGCCTCTGCTGTTGTCGCCGTTTGGATATTCCACCTACCGCGGCAGCTGA
- a CDS encoding LysR family transcriptional regulator: protein MSYLDNIRTFVRVYELGSMSAAGRDLRVSPAVTSARISQLEEYLGVRLFQRTTRNLTATEQGRAFYDGAVAVLDAVDVAEAKVMHLTDTPRGTLFVAAPLGLGRRLLAPQTPEFLATYPEINLRLRLSDRAVDLTSEGLDLAFFLGQPEDSNLRIRKIADCQRVLCAAPDYVARRGMPEDGAALLREDHDCLNLRYPGASEFQWLLQTSEGPRRFAVSGRYECDDGDVLTDWALAGEGVVLKPLFEVAEHLAAGRLVPVAEATPPVPVQLACLYTHRRHQDPKTRLFMEYMTARLVSALRSDEAPSDRNIDDGSGTDQTKTPTV, encoded by the coding sequence ATGTCTTATCTCGACAATATCCGCACCTTTGTCCGGGTCTATGAACTGGGGTCGATGTCGGCGGCTGGCCGTGACCTCCGGGTGTCGCCTGCTGTGACCTCAGCGCGGATATCGCAGCTGGAGGAATACCTCGGCGTGCGTCTGTTTCAGCGCACCACCCGCAATCTGACCGCAACCGAGCAGGGACGCGCCTTCTATGACGGGGCTGTTGCGGTGCTGGACGCGGTCGATGTGGCCGAGGCCAAGGTGATGCATCTGACCGATACGCCACGTGGCACCCTGTTTGTGGCGGCGCCTCTGGGGCTTGGGCGACGGCTGCTGGCGCCACAGACGCCGGAGTTTCTGGCGACATATCCCGAAATCAACCTGCGCCTGCGCCTGTCTGATCGGGCCGTGGATCTGACCAGCGAGGGGCTGGATCTGGCGTTTTTCCTTGGCCAGCCCGAGGATAGCAACTTGCGGATCCGCAAAATTGCCGATTGCCAGCGCGTGCTGTGTGCAGCACCCGATTATGTGGCCCGACGGGGGATGCCAGAGGACGGCGCCGCATTGTTGCGGGAGGATCACGACTGTCTGAACCTGCGCTATCCGGGCGCGAGCGAGTTTCAGTGGCTACTGCAGACCAGCGAAGGACCGCGCCGTTTTGCGGTGAGCGGTCGCTATGAATGCGATGATGGCGATGTGCTGACCGATTGGGCGCTGGCAGGGGAGGGCGTGGTGCTGAAACCCCTGTTTGAAGTGGCCGAACATCTGGCCGCCGGGCGATTGGTTCCGGTTGCGGAGGCGACACCGCCGGTGCCGGTGCAACTGGCCTGTCTTTATACGCATCGCCGCCATCAGGACCCTAAAACGCGCCTGTTCATGGAGTATATGACCGCCCGGTTGGTCTCTGCCCTGCGATCCGATGAGGCCCCCTCGGATCGCAACATCGACGACGGTTCCGGGACTGATCAGACTAAGACGCCAACCGTTTAG